GCTTCCAACTGAAGACCATCTAAATAGAAGCCAGGCGCATTGGCCTGAAGCAGTATTCGAATCGCGGGCAACTCTGCTTTAAAATGAATGACTGAACGCTGCCAAGTATCACTAGCTGGAACCCTTTCCGAAATCACAAAATCACTCCAGCCCTTACCTGGTAAGTTATTAATACTGAAGACGGGCGTCACACTCACCTCAGCTGAACTCCCCTTGTGATAGAAGCTAAGTGTGTATTCCTGCCCTGGAACAGTCGTCACAGGGAAAGTCTCGATGGGCACTGCGCCAAAGGTATTGTTCACCTTTAAACTATGCTGACCGAACAAAGCATCTGGCACGATTTCGTAGCAGCGCGGTGCCTCTGGGTCTTCCTCAAAAAACGGGCCGCCCCCGCGTGCGCGCCAATTCCAATAGCGCAGCCCCTGTTCAAAACTGGGATTGGGCAACAGATTATAAGTCGGCTGCACAGGGACACGCATGCGATCGGACTGCCAGTACATGGCATGTGTCATCGGTGGCACTGCTTCGCTGGTCGGCACTGCAGGAATCTCACCAATATCCAACTCTAGTTCCAAGCTGTTGCCTGTGGATGTTCCCGCAGCAGAGAGCGACATCGTCGAGTTGAGCGGTGCATTCCAAATCGTCTGGAAGGTTCGCACCGAAACCTCAGGAGCAAACGTCACCGTGGCCTCGGCTGTTTCTCCCTCTGGATAGAAGGCAATCTCACCTCCGATGCTATGCTCCAGCTCATTTCGACACCAGGTCAACGCGGCCTGTCCCGCCTTCATCTCCTTCGGAGACTTCAAGGGAATCCAATCGCCATTGATGCTAACATGACTCGTCTCGGTATAATCGAATGACTTTCTGCAAGAGACCGACAGTTGAGCTTCCTGGTCATCAGTTAAATGTGTCCATATAAAACGCACGGTCCCATCAGCCGTATTTTGCAGTACACATTCGACAGTAGGCGCTGCATCTTCCGTTCGTCGCGTCCTCACGACCATAGAATCTCCGTCCTCATCAGCCTCGATAAATCCCGCATCCGCATGGATCTGACTCAAAACCAGCATCGGATGTTCTTTGTCATACTCGTCGTTGTATACGTTAAACTCACAACGTCCTGAGCGCAGCACAACCGTGATTCGCTTGGTCGCGGCAGAGAGCAATAGCACTTCTTCATCACTCAAAGTTTGTCGCTCCGTGGATACCAACGACAGCGTAGCGTCTCCCGCTTGCATCACTTTAAAAGGCGGTGCCACCTGAGGAATGCCACGAGCATCACGTGGCGCAGCGTTTAGCTCTTGTTCCTGACAAGCCAACACAAGCAGGTTAGTTAGCAGGAGTAGAAATATGGAAACTGGCTTCATGACGGGTAGTCTATTAGGCTGGCGAGGGCTATACATTTAGTCCAGTTGTGAGCTAGGGAGAATTGACTCGGCGCACAACCAATCTTGCAGCAAGTCGGGCCAATGATGGACCGGGAGCGTTCGTTGTTTTCTGAAACCGAAACCATGTCCGCCTTCTTTGTATAGATGTAATTCGGCAGGAACATTCGCCTGACGTAAGGCCAAATAAAACCGCACACTGTTCTCGGCTTTGACTGCGGTATCATTGTCGGCCGCAACGATAAATGTAGGCGGTGTTTCAGAATCCACCTGAAGCTCGTTCGACAATAGATCGACAAACTCAGAAGAAGGATTTTTGCCGATCAAATTTTGGCGCGACAAAGAATGGGTAATAGCGCGCTGCATACTAATAACTGGATACAGCAACACCAAGAAATCGGGGCGACTGGAAACACGCGCCACTGGATCTGCGGTGGTCGGATCCGCATCAATAAAATGGGTGGCCGCCGTCGAGGCGAGATGGCCACCCGCCGAACAACCGAGCACTCCTACTTTTGACGGATCCAAATCCCAATTCTCGCTGTTTGAGCGCATGATCTGAAGGGCACGCTGCACATCCTCCATCGGTGCAGGATGCGGATGCCCTTCTGCCGGGATTCTATATTTCAATACAGCCGCGGTGACTCCAATCGAGTTAAACCATTGTGCAATCGATCGCCCCTCATGCCCCATCACCAAATGACGATAACTGCCCCCGGGGCAAATAACGACGGCCGCACCATTGGCCGTTCCCTCTGCGGGAAAAGTCAGCTCCAATGTCGGGACATCGTCCTCAGCCATCCCCTCTGTATTCAGAGCGCCCTCGGGCCACAGTTCAATCGTTTGGGCAGTGAGTGAAAGGCTCATCATCAAACAGCTGGCAATCAATCTTAGTCGGTAATACATGTCGTTTAAGCTTATGCGTTTCGCTTCAACCATGCGGACGTGTCGTCCTCCAACAGCGTCGAGGGAATGTCTTCAAACTCGATCTGTATCACCGAAACATCGGGATGTGGGGGTTGCTCTGGGAGTCCAGTCAACACGAGACGATGATTGCATTCATAGCGTATACCAAGCTGAAGATCGGTTCCCAGTACAGTTGCCGACTTCGCCTTCGTGCCGACGAGAGGCACGACCAATTCCTGGCCGGGCCAACGCGAAGTAAAGAGGTAAGCAGTATTCCCTTGGCGGGTCCAATGCCCGGCCCCGCCTCCCGGCAAGGAGTCATTGGGCAAATCACAACGCTGCGAGCCATAGATGCCCTCGCCATAGCGCTGCAACCAATCTCCCATCGCTTGCAGGCGAGTGGTCTCTTCGGAGCGCAAGGAACCGTCAGGCTGCGGTCCTACATTCAGCAAAAAATTACCTTCTCCCGCGGCAGCTTTAACCAAATTTTGCAGCAATTCTGAAACGCTCTTAAAATCAGTCGTATGCCGAACATAACCCCAGCCAGCGGGATGACAAATTGTCATGCAGGACTCCCAACCACGTCCTGCCTCGGAGGCAGTGACATGTTGCTCGGGCGTATCGAGATCCTCCTGAGTGCCCGCACGATTGTTAATTATAATCTCTGGCTGTAACTCGCGTGCCATGGCATTGAGTTCCACCGAACGCCAAAACTCAGCCTCAGGTATCTCCTTCCTCCGCCCGTGCGAGATCCATCCTCCATCATACCAGAGCATGTCTATTTTCCCATAATTGCTCAGCAACTCCCGGACTTGATCGTGTGTTTGTTGCACCAATGCGGCGGCTGACTCTGGATACTTCTGAGGTTCAAAATAACCAGGAAATCTCCAATCCAGTAATGAGTAATAAATCCCGACTTTAAGACCGGCTTTACGAAAGGCTGTCACAAACTCGGCCACGAAATCGCGCTGCGCCGCGGTCTTGGTGGAGGTAAAATCGGTCACAGCACTGTCGTATAGACAGTAGCCATCATGATGCCGTGCCGTAAAAACGGCATAACGCATGCCCGCATCCACTGCGGTTTGTGCCAGTTTTTCAGCATCCCAGTTAGCCGGATTAAATTGATCGGCCAAGGGTGCGTAGTCCTCAGGCGGAATGCGCTCACGAAACATGACCCACTCGCCACGCTCCAGCAGCGAGTAGAGTCCGAAGTGAATAAACATTCCAAAGCGGGCTTGGTGGAACCAACGCAGCCTTTGTGCGTATTCCGTTTGGGGTTCAGTTTCTAATGGTGCAGATGTCATGAGGTGTATGCGTTGAAAACGTCTCTTACCGCTTGATACGCCAACTTCGGACGGCGGTATTCGTCGAGAGTGCCTTTGTTATTAAATGTGCGCGGACGCTTGATCGATCGTCCCGTGCCATAGGTGCGTGCGTCGCTGAAGTGCCAGAGTGCAATCCCGCTGGAGCGCGGGTGTTCGAGCGCTTCCTGACAAGCGATGCGTAAGTAATTCGCCTGATACGCTTCAGTGTAAAAATCGTGATGCGGTTCGTGCCAGCCGTAGAGGCCTTCAGCCCCGATCTCAGATATGATTACAGGCTTGTCGGCATAGGCATCACTACTGAAGTGATCAAAGCACTTTTGCATATAAGGTGCAATCAAAGCGAGCGGGTCTTCGACATCGTCACAATCATACCAGCCAGGATAAATGTTGATAGCAATCAGGTCGACCAAATCGAAACAAATATCTGTCAGCGCATACATACTAGCGAAAGATACCAAACGCGTGGCATCCAACTGACGGAGCTCGACCGCACTTTCCTCGATGATCGGTCGAGCATAGGGCTGATCACTGCCAGCCTCGTTTAAAAAGCCCCAAATAATCACACAGGGATGATTATAGCTGGCATGCACCATTGCGCGCAGCGACTCCAGATGCTGGGCACGAAAGGTCTCATTAGTCAGCGTGCGCTCGCGTTGGCCCCAGCCCAAGTTCTCTTCCCAGACAAGGAAGCCCAGTTCATCGCATAGATCGAGAAAGCGTTGATCTTGTGGATAATGACTCCCCCGAATAAAATTGCAGCCAAGATCCCGCAGATGCTGGAGATCATTGAGCATTTGTAAGGGCGGCGTGCAGGGGCCAAAATTTGGATGCCACTCGTGGCGATTGTATCCACGCAGTTGTAACTGCTCACCATTCAACCAAAGCGCCCCCTCGCGGGCCTCAATCCAGCGCAAGCCAAAGCGAGCTTGCTGACTTCCCGAAGCATGCGATTCGTCTTTAATCCGCACATGGACGGCGTGTAGTAACGGGCTCTCCGGGGACCAAAGTGAGGGGTTTGGCACGCGCGCGGTCAGCGTGATTTCACCATCAATGATCGTTCCCGTGTAAGACTGTTCGTTGCCATGATCCCATGCAATTAAGAGCGTCATCGAGTCAGAGACAGCGCCTCGCAGCCCGATGTGTAAACTGACTTCGCCATCTCGGTAGCGCTCAGTCGGTGCCACTTTCACCCAATCAATCGAAGGCTTCGTATCAGGAAAAACCTGGAGCATGACAGAACGTAAAATACCACCGTATTGATAAAAATCAAAGTATGGCTCGTGCATAGGCGTGTGTTCGAAATCGAAACGATTGTCTACTAATAGGACTAGTTCGCGTTCGCTGTCATCGCTCGCCTCAAGCTCAAGTCCAAAGGGAGCATAGCCACAGGCATGTTCACGCAAGCAAACTCCGTCCACAAACACGCGGCATCGCATGGAAACAGCGCCAAAGCTCAACTTGGCCGAATGCCCTGCCGGGATCGATAGCCTTCGCCGATAGGCAGCCACTCCTCTTTTACCCGCGAGATCGGGCGTCGCGTCGAAGGCACTCGGCACTCCAGTCTTCGTCCAGTCGCGAAGACTCTCGGGCGCACATGCATCCAGATCCACATCGCCGAGAAAGAGAAAATCCCAGATGCCGTCGAGACAAGACATGGCAGGGGCAGAAAATGTTGGCAGGGGTACCGTTGTGGGCATAAGAATAGTTTAGCAGTTTGCCAACGAGGCAGCCTGATGTAGAGTCGAAGTAGAGGAAACGATTTCGGACACATCGAGAAGATACATTTGGCGACTACCTTCATGAATAGAGTCGATACAAATGTGGCGCCCGTCTCGACTCCAACGTGGGTGAAGATCGCAGCGTATTTGCCAGTCCATCGGAGGCGAATGAAAACGACCAATGTCAATACGTTCGCCACTGGCCCAGTGATAAAGCAGTAAGGTGCGCATATCCTGTTCGTCCGGATAGGTGTCGGTTAAGACCCACTCTTGGTCGGGTGAAAAGGAGCAATGCCCATCACAATCAAACACATCGGTCCCGATAGGCATGACCTCTCCCCCCTCAATGTCGTCGTATAAATAATACCCTAGCCCCGTGCCATGATGGCTGGCCCAAGCGAGAATCTCGTCGCTTCCCTTCCAATCGTAATGCGAGAAATGACGATGATCGCTGATCAGCCGTACATCACTACCATCGATGCCCATAGTCAACAAGCGTGTGATGCCCACTTCTTCACTCAATGCCTGAAAACCTTTATAACGATGGAGCAAAGCGACCCGGTCCCCGGCACGGTTAAACTGCAGGTGATTAAAGCGGTGCATGGTATTGCTAAAATCCGGAGTCCTTCCTAACGCCGCCGCCTGAGCCAGGCTAAAGATCAACTTAGACTCCCCACTTGCGATATCAATTGAGTAAATGCCATCGTCTTCAGGTTCGCCCACACCCTTAGTCGGATCCTTCACGCCTGGATAGCCATAGCCAGGACGCTGATGCTGCAAGCGGGCAAAATTCAAGGAGACCGCATGCGTGCCCTGCGCATTCAAGCCGTAAATCGGCCGATCAATGGCACGCTCCGCACCACTTTGAACATCGAGAATACGCGCCACCCATTGTCCATCGACACGATCATTAAAAATAATAGACGACGCATCTCCTAGCCACTGCAGCATGCAACCTTGCTGCCAATTCCAAGCCCGCGTCTCCGCAATCGGCTTCCAGGCATTGCCCTCATGTAGATCAATTAGGCCAATAGTCGCCACATCATCCGCCCGCGGAGGACGATCCATAAAGTCCGTTTCCATGCCGACGATCCAACGGCTGCTAGCATCCCAGCAACTCTTGTCGTAGTAACCGAAAAAGTGATGCTTTCCTCCTCCGGTTAAGGCAGTCGGCTGAACTATTTCCTGAGTATGTTTCATTATAAATATCGTATCAATTTCCTCGTCGCGTGACTTGATATAGAAAGATAAGCTCTATCGTAAACAAGGTCATCGGAAGCGACGCTCCAGTATTTTGTAAGTACACTTCAGAACACATATGTTTGCTAATTCATTTTCACTTTTACGGATAAGTAATTCCACAATCTATCAGATTGATCGCTCTATAAACAAAGAATCACTCAGGCACCTTGCCAAACGTACACAAAAAGCCGCCGAAATAATTCGGCGGCTGTGCTCTAATCGTTCAAAAAATAACTAACAAAGAATGAGCGCTAATAAGAAGATATAGCGATTAGCACCGACGGCGTCTTTGCATTAGCATACCAGCAACGAGTCCCCCCATCAGGAGCCCATAGTTCGATGGCTCTGGAACGGCGGACAGTTGAACATTATCAATACGAAAAGAAGTGCCACTAACAACCTCTGGAATTAGCCAGGTTAAGGTGACGTCACTTTGATTTTCGATCGCCGCGATACTGGACAAGTCGAACGTCAATTCTTGGAATTGACCGTTTGCCGGGAAGAATCCTCCCGTGAGTCCAGTGCTCACGGCACCTGCGCCAATATCGTAGGTCAGATCGGATAATTGAGTGACGGCACCTGAGCCAGCAGTGCGCACGGCGAAGCGGACAGTCATATCCTCCAGGTTGGTGGCATCGAAATTCAGACTTAATGAAAAGCCAGAACCTACGCCATAAACCAAGCTGTGACCAGGTGTGGCAAAGTTGCCGTTGCCCAGCCAAACCGAATCGTCATAGGCGGTGAAAGACGCTTCGCCTCCGTCACCTGCGGCACCTCCGGTTGGAGAAATGGTCGGAGTTCCGCTAGCGATACCGTCAAATGCAGTGACATCTAACGTAGCAGTACCGTTGCCATCTTCTTGCGATTGAAAGGAGAAAAAAATACTAGATGCCGAGCTTGGAAGTGCGGCAAATAGGGATATTCCAGCGAGGATGGTAGTAATATGTTGTATTTTCATTTAGTAAGGAATCAGTTCAGTGAGAATCGGCAATGGTTAGAGGAATTTTCAAAGCCTATGACAGGCTACACTTTTATACTCGCTTTTTACTAGCAATTATTCACTTATACAGATAAGCGACTTCGCATACATGATGGATAGCCCCCCTCCAAAACATGCCACAGCATAAAATCACTCAGAAAAGCATCGCTCAAAAGCTGGGACTCACGCAGGCAGCGGTATCCCTAGCCCTAAGGGGCGATGCCAGCATACCGGAAGCGACCCGCAAGAAAGTCAGTAAGATGGCAAAAAAGCTGGGCTATGTGCCGGACCCTTATCTCACCGGACTGTCTGCCTATCGTCATCGTAACAAGCCCACTCCGGTCAAAGCCGCCTTGGCCTGGCTATCCAATGACGCGGCGGGTGAGTCTTGGAAACGATCCCCTGCCTTTGTCCAATACCATACGGGGGCACTTCGCCGCGCGCAGGAGCTCGGGTATCACTTGGAAGACCACGCACTTCAAGCCCAGGGAGTGAATATGAAAAACATCGAGCGCGTGCTACTGGCACGTGGTGTGAACGGCATTCTATTGGCCCCGCAGCCTGCGCCCAACATGTCGATCGACTTCACATTCACTAAATTTTCAGCAGTTACCTTTGGCTATACTTTGTGTTCACCACAGTTGCATGTGGTCACGCTCCATCAGTTTCGTGCGATGGAAAAACTATTACGAAAACTCACAGGATTCGGCTACCAGCGGATCGGCCTCGCTCTCTCTTCTGAAAGTGATGGACGGGCGGATTACCACTGGTCAGCGGCCTTCTGGAGGAAGCAACAACATTTCCCCGCTAAACAACAAGTGCCCCTGCACCTACCTCAGCAAATGGAGAAAGAAGGCTTTCTAAAATGGTATGCGCAGCACCGCCCCGAAGTCGTGGTGACCATTCATCCCGAGGTATACGATTGGCTACATCAAGACGGGATCGCCATCCCCGAGGATCTGGGGTTTACCCTCTTAACGGTTCCGGATGATCAACGACAATTCTCCGGAATCTGGGAAAACCCCGCACTCATCGGAGCTAAAGCCGTCGATATTCTGGTCGAGATGATACATCGCGGTGAAACTGGTATTCCTGAGGTGCCGATCTACCACCTGATCGATGGGAATTGGCTCGATGGAGAGACGGTAAAAAACAAAACCAGACGGGTGAAACCTTGCTAAAGATCTGACAAGTCGGTCTGAAAAATTTCGACTCTGATTAAGCCAAGCTAATGTTGACGGCGAACTTAGCTTAAAAGAAACCCATGCATTTTTTTGACTTCTTAATTCATCACTCATAATGCTTAATTCTCCTATGACTTTAGAAGAAAAGAAGAACGCACTGGTCGAAGAGATCACACTTATTCCTGATGCCTATGAGCGCCTCGGCTACATCGTCGATCGCGGCAAAAAGGCTGAGGGGCTGCCCGAGGATCTACGGATCGACAGCTTTAAGATCGAAGGCTGCATGTCACAGCTTTGGGTCGTGCCGGCCTACCAGGATGGCCTTTGCAATTTCCAGTCCGAGTCCGACTCGGCCATCGTGAAAGGAATCGCCAGCCTACTGTGCGACTTTTATAGCGACGCCAAACCAGAGGAAATCGTTCAAACAGATGCCGACTTTTTGGGCGACGTCGGTATCACACAACACCTCTCCCCCAACCGCCGCAACGGTCTCAGCCGAATCGTGGAGTCCATTCAACGATTCGCGCAGTCCTGCCTGGCTGAATCGTAATTCGTCGGGTCTTCACTTGTGAGGCCCCGACGGAGGAGCACCGTAAAAAGCGTCACTGGCTAAGAAGCGATCACTCCCATGCAACTCTACGACGCACATTGCCATCCACAGGCATCCCTCCACAATCCGGTCGTCCTCAATGGAACCTGTCCTGAAGATTGGGCACAAATACTGAAGCTCGCGAATCAAAAGTCACAAATTATTCCCGCAATTGGCCTACATCCGTGGCAAGTGAATGACGCCCCCGACGATTGGCAGGCAAGCTTTCTACAACAGATCGCCGAAGCCAAAGCGGTGGGCGAAATCGGCCTCGATCAATGGATCGACGGCCACCAGCTCGAACGGCAGCAAGCGGCCTTTTGCTGGCAATTGCAGCAAGCCGCACAACGTAATATGCCCGTTTCGATCCACTGTCTCAAAGCAAGCGATCCATTACTCCGCATATTGAAAACACAGTCAGCGCCGAAGCGCGGCATCCACCTTCATGCTTACAGTGGCTCGGCCGAGCAGGTGCGCTCATTTACTGCACTCGGCGCCTATTTCTCATTTCACGCAGGTCAACTTCATCCAAAAGCAAAGAAAGCGCCCGCAGCCGTTCGAGCGGTGCCCTCCGATCGACTCTTGATTGAAAGCGATGCACCCGACACAATCCAAAACACTGTCAGCTATGGCGAGTTTTTGCAACATGGCTATCAACGCGTCGCCGAGCTGCGCGGACTGACCGTGGAAACGCTCGCCGAGCAAGTCGCCGCGAATTTTGCCCGCTATTTTCTAGATGATTGATCACACACTCGCCCCTCTTCCCAAAGTCAGCCACAGCGACATCGTACGCCGCGGCCTGCGATGCCAGTGTCCCAACTGCGGACAATCCAAGCTCTTTCGCTCGTTTCTGAAAATCCATCACCGTTGCCCCTATTGCGGAATGACTTTAGAACGCGGTGATGGCTATTACCTAGGCCCGCTTTGTATCAATTACGGGATCGCAGTCTTCGGCGCAGTAGCGCCACTTTTACTTGCAGGCTTTGCAGGCTGGATACCTTTTATGCCAGCAATGATAGCAGCTGGCATCGCAGCACTACTGCTGCCGCTGCTACTCTACCGGATATCCTGGAGCCTGTGGCTAATGAGCTACTACTTCTGCTTACCGGACGAACTACACGCCAATCGCCCCGAAGACAGCGATGAACTACTATTCGAAGAAGAACATAGGAACGGAATGAACGTCGAACGTTGAACTCCCAACTTCGAATGTTGAATGCACGCACATTGAGTCCAACTCCTTAACCTCGCTTTATTCAACATTGGACGTTCAAAGTTGGACGTTCGACGTTCTACACTTCGTTGGCCCAAATATCTTCTAACTTCTGCCGGCGACGGATTAACTTTGCCGTGCCCTCCTGATCGAGCATCACTTCCGCAGCTTCGGGATACGAATTGTAGTGCTTGGGTGTCATTGCCGAGGCATAGGCTCCCGAGCCATCGATCACACAGTAGTCACCGATCTGAGCCACGGGTAAATTGCGGGTGGCCAGAAGCTCCGGGTCGCCCGGCGCAGGTGTCAAAATATCTCCGGATTCACAGCAGTGCCCCACCACCACGTATTCTTTAGAGCTGGCGGCTTCTTCACTCTGCAAGAGACTGATCGGGTGTTGCGCTCCGTAAATAGACGGACGCAGCAATTCCGTCATGCCAGTGTTGAGCTTGATAAAATCATAGCCCTGCTCGCCGGTAGAGACGACATCTTGCACCTTGGACAGTAAGGCACAGGCATTCCCGACCAAGAAGGTGCCAGGCTCGACTTCGAGGCGAATCTGACGCCCGGTCTCGGCGGCGAACTCCTCAAACTTTTCCTTGATCGGCTGCCCCACCACTTGCAAGTCCGTCGACTTCTCATCCGGCATGCGCCCCACTTTGAAGCCACCTCCGAGATTGAGCGTCACCACATCGGGAAATTGACGCACCATCTCAAAATTCATCTTCGACACCTTGAGCCAAACCTCGGGATCGCTGCCCGAGCCAATATGGGTGTGGATGCGCACCGCGGTGAGCGAATATTTAGCCAATAGCTCTTTGATCTGAGGAATCCACTCGTACCAAATACCAAAGCTAGAAGACGGCCCCCCCACATTGGTGCGATTATTACCGCCCGAGCCAGCGCCGGGGTTGATGCGAATACCGACTTCACCACCGGGCTTGAGTTGACCGAAACGTTCCAATTGAGCGAGCGAGCACGCGTTCAGCTTTATTCCTGCGTCTAAGAGCTCGCCCAAATCCTCTGGCAACTCTTGCGCACTCAGACTGATTTTCTCTGCGGCAATGCCCGCCGCCATCGCACGGAGTACCTCATGCCCCGACGACGCATCAATATGCAGCCCCGCTTGGGCAAAAATCTTCAAGATCGCCGCATTCGGCGAAGCCTTCATCGCGTAACGAGCCGTCAAACCGAAGGCATTGGGAAAAGCAAGCACAGCGGCTGCATTGGCCTCCAATGTCTTTTGATCGTAGACATATACGGGCGTGCCGAAGTTTTGGGCGACTGCATGAGCGCTCGTGTAATCTAGAAAGCGTGGCTGTATTTTCTGCACCATGCGAGAGAGCAAATGCGCTTCATACGCTCAGGCAAGCGCGAAACCGCACGGCTGCAAAACTTCCCCCTGCCCCTTTAAACTTTCGTCCGCGGCTCTGCGCGTTCACAGCCGTAGCTCTCTAACATCTCCGCCACCAATGCCGGTAAGTGCGTCAAATTCGAGCCAGCACCAGCAGCCTCTCCCGCGCAGCACACATAGCCCAGCTCATCTTCAATCGGCATCTCCAGCCCGCGCGTATCTAACCATGCGCGCACGGTGCGCAAGGATTCGACCCATTGTCGCAAGGAAAAGGCGCTGTCATCGCTAGATTCCAGTAACTGTCGCCTCGCTGCAGCATTCTCTGTTCCTGAGAAATTAGCCTCCAAAAAGGAAAGCAACTGCGGAGAATCTCCAAACTGTGCTTTGAAAGCATCACTGCCCATGCTGTCAATAATCTCAACCATAGTCCCGCAGTAGTGGCACATTCCGCAGAAATCGCAAGTAGCACCAGCTATCGCTACACAAATTTCACAGAAACCGTGTTGAGTCTTGCTCCTGTGAGAATCTGCTTTTGGCTGTAAAAGTTTACTATGCGCCATATTCGAACAGCGGCACGAGCCCTCATCATTTTGGATCAAAAAGTCCTCGCCATCAAAATGCGCGACCGGACGGGTGTATTTTACATCCTACCGGGCGGAGGACAGCGCCATGGAGAGACCCTACGCCAAGGACTCGAGCGCGAGTGTCTGGAGGAGATTGGGACCGAAGTCGAAGTCGGCGAATTACTCTACATACGTGAGTATATCGGCAAAAATCACGAATTTCGCAAATCACACCACGCCTTTCACCAAGTTGAACACGTCTTTAGCTGTTCACTGCCCAACCCCGCCGGCATCGGGCCGGGCACCGAACATGATAAAAAGCAGATCGGCGTAGAATGGATCCCGCTCGCAGACTTGCCCCAGCGGCGTTTTCTGCCGGAAGCCATCAAACCATTTTTCAAAGACGGTGGCTTCAAGCCGAACAGCAACTACCTGGGAGATGTGAACTAAAAGCAGTGAGAATTGGCTAGCAGCCACTAGCCCAGACTGCCAGAACAGTCTTATAGTCTCCCAATTCTGAACTCCTAATCCACTATTCTTTTTTTTTGCGCCGCAAAAAATGTCCGTCTATCGCCGTATATTTAGTAAAAAGTATCAGAACCTGATGAATCCGGGGGAACGGTTGCGCTTCGACCTGATCAATCCTCTCTGCATACTGCTACTCTGTGCAATCGGGCTGCTTTTCATCTATTCCGCGCAGATTTCCTACGATGGGGGCCACTGGAAACGGCAGCTATTCTGGATCATTATAGGGCTGGGCACCTATACCGCGATCTCCGCGATTAACTATAAATTGATCCTGCAATACGCCCATTTTATCTACATTGCAGGCATCTTCGGCCTCTTGCTGACCACCAAATTTAGCCCCATCAGCTTTGAAGACATGGGGGCGCGGCGCTGGATCGATCTCGGGGTCACTCGTGTACAACCGACCGAAGGAGCCAAGATCGGCACCCTGATTATGGCAGCCAGTATTTTGGCCCGATCCGAGATCGGCACAGTCAAAGATTCGCTGCTGGTACTAACCAAAATGGCCGGTG
The nucleotide sequence above comes from Coraliomargarita algicola. Encoded proteins:
- a CDS encoding LacI family DNA-binding transcriptional regulator encodes the protein MPQHKITQKSIAQKLGLTQAAVSLALRGDASIPEATRKKVSKMAKKLGYVPDPYLTGLSAYRHRNKPTPVKAALAWLSNDAAGESWKRSPAFVQYHTGALRRAQELGYHLEDHALQAQGVNMKNIERVLLARGVNGILLAPQPAPNMSIDFTFTKFSAVTFGYTLCSPQLHVVTLHQFRAMEKLLRKLTGFGYQRIGLALSSESDGRADYHWSAAFWRKQQHFPAKQQVPLHLPQQMEKEGFLKWYAQHRPEVVVTIHPEVYDWLHQDGIAIPEDLGFTLLTVPDDQRQFSGIWENPALIGAKAVDILVEMIHRGETGIPEVPIYHLIDGNWLDGETVKNKTRRVKPC
- a CDS encoding diaminopimelate decarboxylase; this translates as MQKIQPRFLDYTSAHAVAQNFGTPVYVYDQKTLEANAAAVLAFPNAFGLTARYAMKASPNAAILKIFAQAGLHIDASSGHEVLRAMAAGIAAEKISLSAQELPEDLGELLDAGIKLNACSLAQLERFGQLKPGGEVGIRINPGAGSGGNNRTNVGGPSSSFGIWYEWIPQIKELLAKYSLTAVRIHTHIGSGSDPEVWLKVSKMNFEMVRQFPDVVTLNLGGGFKVGRMPDEKSTDLQVVGQPIKEKFEEFAAETGRQIRLEVEPGTFLVGNACALLSKVQDVVSTGEQGYDFIKLNTGMTELLRPSIYGAQHPISLLQSEEAASSKEYVVVGHCCESGDILTPAPGDPELLATRNLPVAQIGDYCVIDGSGAYASAMTPKHYNSYPEAAEVMLDQEGTAKLIRRRQKLEDIWANEV
- a CDS encoding SufE family protein, producing the protein MLNSPMTLEEKKNALVEEITLIPDAYERLGYIVDRGKKAEGLPEDLRIDSFKIEGCMSQLWVVPAYQDGLCNFQSESDSAIVKGIASLLCDFYSDAKPEEIVQTDADFLGDVGITQHLSPNRRNGLSRIVESIQRFAQSCLAES
- a CDS encoding DUF983 domain-containing protein yields the protein MIDHTLAPLPKVSHSDIVRRGLRCQCPNCGQSKLFRSFLKIHHRCPYCGMTLERGDGYYLGPLCINYGIAVFGAVAPLLLAGFAGWIPFMPAMIAAGIAALLLPLLLYRISWSLWLMSYYFCLPDELHANRPEDSDELLFEEEHRNGMNVER
- a CDS encoding NUDIX domain-containing protein; the protein is MRHIRTAARALIILDQKVLAIKMRDRTGVFYILPGGGQRHGETLRQGLERECLEEIGTEVEVGELLYIREYIGKNHEFRKSHHAFHQVEHVFSCSLPNPAGIGPGTEHDKKQIGVEWIPLADLPQRRFLPEAIKPFFKDGGFKPNSNYLGDVN
- a CDS encoding TatD family hydrolase; the protein is MQLYDAHCHPQASLHNPVVLNGTCPEDWAQILKLANQKSQIIPAIGLHPWQVNDAPDDWQASFLQQIAEAKAVGEIGLDQWIDGHQLERQQAAFCWQLQQAAQRNMPVSIHCLKASDPLLRILKTQSAPKRGIHLHAYSGSAEQVRSFTALGAYFSFHAGQLHPKAKKAPAAVRAVPSDRLLIESDAPDTIQNTVSYGEFLQHGYQRVAELRGLTVETLAEQVAANFARYFLDD